A region from the Aegilops tauschii subsp. strangulata cultivar AL8/78 chromosome 5, Aet v6.0, whole genome shotgun sequence genome encodes:
- the LOC109741326 gene encoding F-box protein At1g47056, producing MGQCPSAPRYHHHRKPPPPPPSPTAQAASPGFCSAAAAEDAAAEADYTSDLPEELLAVVFGLLGSGDRKRCSLVCRRWLATEASSRLRLALDARAPLLAAAPAILARFSAVSKLALKCDRRAESVGDPALALVAHRLGPGLRRLKLRSVRAVTDHGVAALAAAAINLRKLSVGSCTFGAKGIEAVLRSCPQLEELSVKRLRGLADSEPITVSSPRLQSLALKELYNGQCFSCLITRSPNLKTLKIIRCSGDWDPVLQAIPQGALLAELHLEKLQVSDLGVAALCGLEVLYLAKAPEVTDVGLAALATKSPRLRKLHVDGWKANRIGDRGLATVAQKCAALQELVLIGVNLTSASLELIAANCPTLERLALCGSDTFGDAEISCVATKCASLRKLCIKACPVSDAGMDKLAAGCPRLVKVKVKKCRRVTFECAERLRASRHGALAVNFDTPGGAGELQDASVDESGVLENAGSDVVQDDFDDQIGVPDLLCGTSGRPSGWKAWMSTLIPRSLSVSMFRRRPRGSSHNS from the coding sequence ATGGGCCAGTGCCCCTCCGCTCCCCGCTACCACCACCACCGCAAGccccctcctccgccgccgtcccCCACCGCGCAGGCAGCGTCGCCTGGTTTCTGCAGCGCCGCAGCCGCCGAGGACGCGGCCGCGGAGGCTGACTACACTTCCGACCTCCCCGAGGAGCTCCTCGCCGTCGTATTCGGGCTCCTCGGCTCCGGCGACCGCAAGCGCTGCTCCCTGGTGTGCCGCCGCTGGCTCGCCACCGAGGCCTCCTCGCGCCTGCGCCTCGCCCTCGACGCGCGGGCGCCCCTCCTCGCCGCGGCCCCGGCCATTCTCGCGCGCTTCTCCGCCGTATCCAAGCTCGCGCTCAAGTGCGACCGCCGCGCGGAGAGCGTCGGCGATCCCGCGCTCGCGCTCGTCGCGCATCGCCTCGGCCCCGGCCTTCGCCGCCTCAAGCTCCGCTCGGTCCGTGCTGTCACCGACCACGGCGTCGCCGCCCTCGCAGCCGCGGCTATAAACCTCCGCAAGCTCTCAGTTGGGTCATGTACCTTCGGCGCCAAGGGGATCGAGGCAGTTCTCCGGTCCTGCCCCCAGCTCGAGGAGCTCTCTGTCAAGCGGCTGCGCGGCCTAGCTGACTCAGAGCCCATCACCGTCTCCAGCCCTCGTCTCCAGTCCCTGGCCCTTAAAGAGCTCTACAACGGGCAGTGCTTCTCCTGTTTAATCACGCGCTCCCCCAACCTCAAAACCCTCAAGATCATCCGCTGCTCCGGTGATTGGGACCCGGTTCTCCAGGCGATCCCACAGGGTGCCTTGCTAGCCGAGCTTCATCTCGAGAAACTGCAGGTCAGTGACCTTGGTGTGGCGGCGCTATGTGGGCTAGAGGTCCTGTACCTTGCCAAGGCGCCGGAGGTCACAGATGTTGGGTTGGCAGCACTTGCCACCAAGTCGCCACGTCTACGCAAGCTGCATGTAGATGGATGGAAGGCGAATAGGATTGGCGACCGTGGGCTTGCAACCGTGGCGCAGAAATGTGCTGCTTTGCAGGAATTAGTCCTCATTGGTGTGAATTTGACATCGGCGAGTCTTGAGTTGATTGCTGCCAACTGCCCCACTCTTGAGCGGCTTGCGCTTTGCGGGTCTGACACATTTGGGGATGCAGAGATATCTTGCGTGGCGACTAAGTGTGCTTCTCTGCGGAAGCTGTGCATCAAGGCATGCCCTGTGTCTGATGCCGGAATGGACAAGCTTGCAGCAGGCTGCCCACGCCTTGTCAAGGTGAAGGTGAAAAAGTGCCGCAGGGTGACGTTTGAGTGTGCTGAGCGGCTTCGTGCTAGTCGGCATGGCGCTCTTGCTGTGAATTTTGACACGCCAGGTGGTGCAGGCGAATTGCAAGATGCTAGTGTGGATGAGAGTGGTGTACTGGAGAATGCAGGGAGTGATGTGGTACAAGATGATTTTGATGATCAGATAGGGGTTCCTGACCTTCTGTGTGGCACCAGTGGCAGACCATCAGGGTGGAAAGCATGGATGAGTACTTTGATTCCAAGGAGCTTGTCGGTTTCCATGTTTCGCAGACGTCCGCGTGGGAGCTCCCATAACTCATGA